One genomic window of Halovivax cerinus includes the following:
- a CDS encoding TAXI family TRAP transporter solute-binding subunit yields MNTESTRRRFLEASGAASIVGLAGCIDDGSPGSDGTGGDDGGDGDGGGDAETRLTWDAGGTGGTYYPLSNEIKTVVEENTDFTLTVRSTGASVENVGSLSQGTADFALIQNDIASFAKNGTGIEAFEDNPIESLRGVATLYPETITLVTLAENDISSLSDLSGATITTGDLGSGTQVNALQILESVGISDFEEQTAGFSQASEQLANGDIDAAFVVGGWPVGAIEDLANTNDVEIVPIEGDDREAVKEDAEWFADDTIPAGTYSDVDEDVDTVAVQAMIATHADVPADTVETVTGAIFDNVDSLSIKTDFISADSAQDGMSIELHEGASSYLDA; encoded by the coding sequence ATGAACACTGAATCTACTCGACGGCGATTTCTCGAAGCGAGTGGTGCCGCAAGCATCGTCGGTCTCGCGGGCTGTATCGACGACGGTAGCCCAGGATCAGACGGTACCGGCGGTGACGACGGTGGCGACGGAGACGGCGGTGGCGACGCCGAGACGCGCCTCACCTGGGACGCCGGCGGAACCGGCGGAACCTACTACCCGCTCTCGAACGAGATCAAGACCGTCGTCGAGGAGAACACGGACTTCACGCTGACCGTTCGGTCGACGGGTGCCAGCGTCGAGAACGTCGGCAGCCTCTCACAGGGGACCGCCGATTTCGCCCTCATTCAGAACGACATCGCCTCGTTCGCGAAGAACGGGACCGGCATCGAGGCGTTCGAGGACAACCCGATCGAGTCGCTCCGGGGCGTCGCGACGCTGTACCCAGAGACCATCACGCTCGTCACGCTCGCCGAGAACGACATCTCGTCGCTTTCGGACCTGAGCGGGGCGACGATCACGACCGGCGACCTCGGATCGGGCACGCAGGTCAACGCCCTCCAGATCCTCGAGTCGGTCGGTATCTCCGACTTCGAGGAACAGACCGCCGGCTTCTCACAGGCGTCCGAACAGCTCGCAAACGGCGACATCGACGCGGCCTTCGTCGTCGGCGGCTGGCCGGTCGGCGCCATCGAGGATCTCGCCAACACGAACGACGTCGAGATCGTCCCGATAGAGGGCGACGACCGCGAGGCCGTCAAGGAAGACGCGGAGTGGTTCGCCGACGACACCATCCCGGCGGGCACCTACAGCGACGTCGACGAGGACGTCGACACCGTCGCCGTCCAGGCGATGATCGCCACGCACGCGGACGTACCGGCCGACACCGTCGAAACGGTCACCGGAGCCATCTTCGACAACGTCGACTCGCTCTCGATCAAGACCGACTTCATCTCGGCCG
- a CDS encoding cation:proton antiporter, which produces MVETVSIDILSLLLVLTVAWVFGAVAERFGYPTMMGELFAGVAFGPALLGLLEPSTLLSVFAEFGVFLLMVYVGMEVDLRELFRLGPPSLLIAFGAFVVPFGLGYAAGVWLGVSTGAALFLGLAMAATSLATKSRILADLDLLDTRIANVLLGGALASDVGVLVVFAGVDSYVTAGTLDPVEVVTILGKALGFFVVTLLLGYLFLPRAWALIETLRERYGFVDQTTGVTFALLVSLLFAQLATLAELHMIIGGFVAGLFLRQSDVEPGLHEHIHTVIYTLAMGVFAPVFFVTVGFDITFDVFADSVGILVLLVAIAFLGKILGSWLFALPTSLTSREGLVVGFGMNGRGTVEIIIASVALSAGVIDTELFSILVFIAIFTTALVPVTVTWGVRMLERADELVYVDGREPSSR; this is translated from the coding sequence ATGGTCGAAACCGTCAGCATCGACATTCTCAGTCTCCTGCTGGTCCTCACCGTCGCGTGGGTCTTCGGGGCGGTCGCCGAGCGGTTCGGCTATCCGACGATGATGGGCGAGTTGTTCGCCGGGGTCGCCTTCGGACCGGCGCTGTTGGGCTTGCTCGAACCGTCGACTCTGCTCTCCGTGTTCGCGGAGTTCGGCGTCTTCCTCCTGATGGTCTACGTCGGCATGGAGGTCGATCTCCGGGAGCTGTTCCGGCTCGGCCCGCCGTCGCTGCTGATCGCGTTCGGCGCGTTCGTCGTCCCGTTCGGACTCGGCTACGCAGCCGGCGTGTGGCTCGGCGTGTCGACCGGCGCGGCGCTCTTTCTCGGGCTCGCGATGGCGGCGACCTCGCTGGCGACGAAGTCGCGAATCTTGGCCGACCTCGACCTGCTCGACACCCGGATCGCGAACGTCCTCCTGGGCGGTGCGCTCGCCTCCGACGTCGGCGTCCTGGTCGTCTTCGCCGGTGTCGACAGCTACGTCACGGCCGGGACGTTAGACCCCGTCGAGGTCGTGACGATCCTCGGGAAGGCGCTCGGCTTCTTCGTCGTCACACTCCTGCTCGGATACCTCTTTCTCCCACGCGCGTGGGCGCTCATCGAGACGCTACGCGAGCGATACGGCTTCGTCGACCAGACGACCGGGGTGACGTTCGCCCTGCTGGTCTCGCTGCTGTTCGCCCAGCTGGCGACGCTCGCCGAGTTGCACATGATCATCGGCGGCTTCGTCGCCGGGCTGTTCCTCCGCCAGTCGGACGTCGAACCGGGCCTGCACGAACACATCCACACGGTGATCTACACGCTCGCGATGGGGGTCTTCGCCCCCGTGTTCTTCGTCACCGTCGGCTTCGACATCACGTTCGACGTCTTCGCCGACTCGGTCGGCATCCTGGTCCTCCTCGTCGCGATCGCCTTCCTGGGTAAGATCCTCGGCTCGTGGCTGTTCGCCCTCCCGACGTCGCTCACCTCGCGCGAGGGTCTCGTCGTCGGCTTCGGGATGAACGGCCGCGGCACCGTCGAGATCATCATCGCCTCGGTCGCGCTCTCCGCGGGCGTCATCGACACCGAACTGTTCTCGATCCTCGTCTTCATCGCCATCTTCACGACCGCGCTCGTCCCCGTAACGGTCACCTGGGGCGTCCGGATGTTAGAACGGGCGGACGAACTGGTGTACGTGGACGGACGCGAGCCCAGCAGTCGCTGA